The Prionailurus viverrinus isolate Anna chromosome B4, UM_Priviv_1.0, whole genome shotgun sequence genome has a window encoding:
- the LOC125170628 gene encoding olfactory receptor 6C2-like, with amino-acid sequence MMKNHTVTIFILLGLTDDPQLQIPIFMFLFLTYILSITGNLAIISLTLVDSHLKTPMYFFLQNFALLEISFTSACIPRYLYNIATGDRSITYNICVIQVFFTDVFGVTEFFLLAAMSYDRYVAICKPLQYVTIMNNRVCKRLVLCCWMAGLLIILPPLTLFLNLKFCDSNVIDYFFCDASPILKISCSDTWLIEQLVIVCAVLTFILTLVCVLQSYISIIKTILQFPSTQQRKRAFSTCSSHMIVVSITYGSCIFIYVNPSAKESVTINKGVTVLMTSIAPMLNPFIYTLRNKQVRQAFSDSFQKIALVSKSKRIFKPRNKITS; translated from the coding sequence ATGATGAAAAATCATACAGTAACAATCTTCATCCTATTGGGCCTGACAGATGACCCTCAACTTCAAATTccaatttttatgtttctatttctcaCTTACATATTGAGTATAACTGGGAATCTGGCCATCATATCCCTCACTTTAGTAGACTCTCACCTTAAAACacccatgtactttttcctaCAGAATTTTGCCTTATTAGAAATTTCTTTTACATCTGCTTGTATCCCTAGATATTTATACAACATAGCAACAGGTGACAGGtcaattacatataatatttgtGTTATTCAAGTGTTTTTTACCGATGTTTTTGGAGTAACAGAATTTTTTCTCTTGGCTGCCATGTCttatgaccgctatgtggccatctgcaaaccccTGCAGTATGTAACCATCATGAACAACAGAGTGTGCAAGAGGCTAGTCCTCTGCTGTTGGATGGCTGGCTTGTTGATCATACTCCCACCACTTACTTTGTTCCTCAATTTGAAATTCTGTGATTCAAATGtcattgattattttttctgtgaTGCATCTCCAATCTTGAAGATTTCATGTTCAGACACATGGCTCATAGAGCAGTTGGTTATTGTCTGTGCTGTGCTGACCTTCATTCTGACCCTTGTATGTGTTCTTCAATCTTACATTTCTATCATCAAGACCATTCTACAATTCCCCTCTACCCAACAAAGGAAAAGAGCCTTTTCCACCTGTTCTTCTCACATGATTGTGGTTTCCATCACCTATGGAAGTTGTATCTTCATCTATGTCAATCCTTCAGCAAAGGAATCAGTGACTATTAATAAGGGTGTGACAGTGCTAATGACATCCATAGCTCCCATGTTGAACCCATTCATTTACACTCTGAGAAACAAGCAAGTGAGACAAGCTTTCAGTGATTCTTTCCAAAAAATTGCATTGGTATCGAAAAGTAAGAGAATATTcaagcccagaaataaaataacaagctAA
- the LOC125170270 gene encoding olfactory receptor 6C2-like: MMRNHTVTTFILLGLTDDPQLKTMIFIFLFLTYTLSITGNLIIISLTFIDSHLKNAMYFFLQNFSFLEISFTSACIPRYLYNLSTGDKTITYDNCVTQMFFTDLFGVTEFFLLATMSYDRYVAICKPLHYVTIMNNRVCRRLIIWCWTTGFLVIIPPLSLGLKLEFCDSNVIDHFFCDVSPLLKISCSETWLIEQMVIVCAVLTFIMTLICVVLSYIYIIKAILQFSSAHQRKKAFSTCSSHMIVVSITYGSCIFIYVKPSAKELVASNKGVVVLITSIAPMLNPFIYTLRNKQVKQALKDSIKKIALFSKK; the protein is encoded by the coding sequence ATGATGAGAAACCACACAGTAACAACTTTTATCCTACTGGGACTAACTGATGATCCACAACTGAAGACTATGATTTTCATCTTTCTATTTCTCACCTACACGTTGAGTATAACTGGGAACCTGATAATCATCTCCCTTACTTTCATAGATTCTCACCTTAAAAATGCTATGTACTTTTTCCTACAAAATTTCTCCTTCTTAGAAATCTCATTTACCTCTGCTTGTATTCCCAGATATTTGTACAACTTATCAACAGGAGACAAGACAATCACATATGACAACTGTGTCACTCAAATGTTTTTTACTGATCTTTTTGGTGTAACAGAATTTTTTCTCCTTGCCACCATGTCCTATGATAGGtatgtggccatctgcaaaccccTGCATTATGTGACCATCATGAACAACAGGGTCTGTAGAAGACTCATCATTTGGTGCTGGACAACTGGCTTCTTGGTCATAATCCCACCGCTCAGCCTGGGCCTAAAGCTGGAATTCTGTGACTCTAATGTTATTGACCATTTTTTCTGTGATGTATCCCCCCTCCTAAAGATATCATGCTCAGAAACATGGCTTATAGAGCAGATGGTCATAGTCTGTGCTGTGTTGACCTTTATTATGACCCTTATATGTGTAGTTCTATCTTACATATACATCATCAAGGCCATTCTACAATTCTCTTCTGCCCaccaaagaaaaaaggcattttctaCATGTTCTTCCCACATGATTGTGGTCTCCATCACCTATGGAAGTTGCATTTTCATCTATGTTAAGCCTTCAGCAAAGGAATTAGTGGCTAGTAACAAGGGTGTGGTAGTCCTCATTACATCCATTGCTCCTATGCTGAACCCCTTCATTTACACCTTGAGAAACAAGCAAGTAAAACAAGCTCTCAAAGACTCAATCAAGAAAATTGCATTATTCTCAAAGAAGTAA